Proteins encoded within one genomic window of Melospiza melodia melodia isolate bMelMel2 chromosome 27, bMelMel2.pri, whole genome shotgun sequence:
- the ADPRS gene encoding ADP-ribosylhydrolase ARH3, whose amino-acid sequence MAAAGPASGAGRLPARPRPGLARFRGCLAGALLGDCLGAVFEGRSVVKLPELLSFLKGLEPAPPEEGGEAAGSARGESLPYTDDTAMSRSVVQSLLAKQEFDEVDMAKRFAEEYKKEPNRGYGMAVVNVFKKLLSPKCSDVFEPARAQFNGKGSYGNGGAMRVAGIPLVYSDIQDVKKFAKLSAELTHANSLGYNGAILQALAVHLALQEGLSRETFLEQLISHMEHVEADDKSLSDARALGFEDLPFSRRLKKIKEFLELSSVPKADVLFELGNGIAALRSVPTAIYSFLRCMDADPDIPEHYNALQRTIIYCISLGGDTDTIATMAGAIAGAYYGQEQVPPSWEQSCEAFQETQRMAKSLYELYCQRL is encoded by the exons ATGGCGGCCGCGGGTCCGGCCTCAGGCGCCGGGCGGCTCCCGGCCCGTCCCCGGCCCGGCCTCGCTCGGTTCCGGGGCTGCTTGGCCGGGGCGTTGTTGGGGGATTGCCTGGGAGCTGTTTTCGAAGGCAGGAGCGTCGTGAAGCTGCCGGAGCTGCTGAGTTTCCTCAAAGGGCTGGAACCGGCGCCGcctgaggagggaggggaggcgGCGGGGAGCGCACGTGGAG AGTCGCTGCCCTACACGGACGACACGGCCATGAGCAGGTCGGTGGTGCAGTCACTGCTGGCCAAGCAGGAGTTTGATGAGGTTGACATGGCCAAGAG ATTTGCTGAGGAGTACAAGAAGGAGCCCAACAGGGGCTATGGGATGGCCGTGGTCAATGTCTTCAAGAAGCTGCTGAGCCCCAAGTGCAGTGATGTGTTTGAGCCTGCGAGAGCCCAGTTCAACGGGAAGGGCTCCTACGGGAACGGCGGCGCCATGAGGGTGGCCGGCATCCCCCTCGTCTACTCCGACATCCAGGATGTCAAGAAG TTTGCGAAGCTGAGCGCGGAGCTGACCCACGCCAACTCCCTGGGCTACAACGGGGCCATCCTGCAGGCCCTGGCTGTgcacctggcactgcaggaggggctCAGCAGGGAAACCTTCCTGGAGCAGCTCATCAGCCACATGGAGCACGTGGAGGCTGATGACAAATCTCTCAGTGATGCCCGAGC GCTGGGATTTGAGGATTTACCATTTTCCAGGCGTCTCAAGAAAATCAAGGAATTTTTGGAGCTCAGCAGTGTTCCCAAAGCAGATGTATTGTTTGAGTTGG GCAATGGCATCGCTGCGCTGCGCTCCGTCCCCACTGCCATTTACTCCTTCCTGCGCTGCATGGACGCTGACCCTGACATTCCTGAGCACTACAACGCCCTGCAGAGAACCATCATCTACTGCATCTCCCTGGGGGGGGACACGGACACCATCGCCACCATGGCGGGCGCCATCGCCGGCGCCTACTACGGCCAGGAGCAGGTGCCCCcgagctgggagcagagctgtgagGCTTTCCAGGAGACCCAGAGGATGGCCAAGAGCCTCTATGAACTCTACTGCCAGCGGCTCTGA
- the COL8A2 gene encoding collagen alpha-2(VIII) chain, which translates to MLPDVAALPVLLGALLMAMGPGPAAGGGVGGYAQVKYMQPMVKGPLGPPFREGKGQYLDMPPMLPMDLKGEPGPPGKPGPRGPPGPPGYPGKPGTGKPGMHGQPGPAGPPGFSGIGKPGIPGLPGKAGMKGMPGAKGEPGMRGEQGPRGLPGPPGLPGPAGLSVNGKPGPQGGPGLPGFRGEPGPKGEPGPRGERGMKGENGVGKPGLPGPRGNGGPPGPAGPPGPAGIGKPGLDGLPGAPGDKGDMGPPGGPGVTGEPGPVGPRGPPGIDGIGVPGVAGVPGIQGPMGPKGEPGIRGLPGLPGPTGYGKPGMPGLKGDRGQPGAQGAIGDKGEPGVDGEPGEPGPAGIIGPPGPPGSMGLPGKHGLPGPKGDVGPSGPPGMPGVRGDQGPNGFAGKPGVPGERGLPGSLGPPGPTGPKGEPGFIGLPGVPGLTGGPGPKGDGGIPGQPGLRGPSGIPGLQGPAGPMGPQGLPGLKGEPGLPGIPGEGKTGEPGLAGPIGPPGMPGTPGLNGPPGPPGPPGPPGAPGVLDETGIAGLHLPDGGVEGAVLGNGKPGKPQYGRGELAARIAPAFTAILTSPFPASGMPVKFDRTLYNGHNGYNPVTGIFTCPVSGIYYFAYHVHVKGTNVWVALYKNNVPATYTYDEYKKGYLDQASGSAVLELKENDQVWVQMPSDQANGLYSTEYIHSSFSGFLLCPT; encoded by the exons ATGCTGCCGGACGTCGCGGCGCTGCCGGTGCTGCTGGGCGCGCTGCTGATGGCCATGggccccggcccggcggcgggaggcggcgtGGGGGGCTACGCTCAAGTCAAGTACatgcagcccatggtgaagggACCCCTGGGACCCCCGTTCCGTGAAGGCAAAGGGCAGTACCTGG ACATGCCACCAATGCTGCCCATGGACCTCAAAGGCGAGCCAGGACCGCCAGGGAAGCCTGGCCCTCGTGGACCTCCTGGGCCCCCCGGCTACCCGGGAAAACCGGGCACGGGGAAGCCGGGAATGcacggccagcctgggcctgctgGGCCCCCGGGCTTCTCGGGCATTGGGAAACCGGGCATCCCAGGCCTCCCCGGGAAGGCGGGTATGAAAGGGATGCCCGGAGCCAAGGGCGAGCCCGGCATGCGAGGGGAGCAAGGGCCGAGGGGCCTGCCCGGCCCGCCGGGGCTGCCCGGCCCAGCCGGCCTCTCTGTCAATGGGAAGCCGGGTCCCCAGGGCGGCCCCGGCCTGCCCGGCTTTCGGGGAGAGCCTGGCCCGAAAGGAGAGCCGGGTCCCCGCGGAGAACGAGGGATGAAGGGTGAAAACGGCGTGGGGAAGCCAGGCTTACCGGGGCCCCGGGGGAACGGGGGCCCTCCCGGCCCCGCGGGGCCCCCCGGGCCGGCCGGCATTGGGAAGCCTGGCCTCGATGGGCTGCCGGGAGCGCCCGGGGACAAGGGCGACATGGGTCCCCCGGGCGGGCCGGGTGTCACCGGGGAGCCCGGCCCTGTGGGGCCGCGGGGACCCCCCGGGATCGATGGGATCGGGGTCCCGGGCGTCGCGGGGGTGCCGGGGATACAGGGCCCTATGGGACCGAAGGGAGAGCCCGGGATCCGCGGCCTCCCTGGGTTGCCGGGCCCCACGGGCTATGGGAAGCCGGGCATGCCCGGCCTGAaaggagaccgcgggcagcccggggcacagggagccaTCGGCGATAAGGGGGAGCCCGGCGTTGATGGCGAGCCGGGCGAGCCAGGCCCTGCCGGCATCATCGGCCCGCCGGGCCCGCCGGGGTCCATGGGGCTGCCGGGCAAGCACGGCCTGCCCGGCCCCAAAGGGGACGTGGGACCGAGCGGGCCCCCGGGGATGCCGGGGGTACGCGGCGACCAGGGCCCGAACGGCTTCGCGGGGAAGCCGGGGGTGCCAGGAGAAAGGGGCCTGCCCGGGTCACTGGGACCTCCCGGCCCGACGGGCCCCAAAGGTGAACCGGGGTTCATCGGCCTTCCGGGGGTGCCGGGATTAACGGGCGGCCCCGGGCCCAAAGGGGACGGTGGGATCCCGGGGCAGCCGGGGCTGAGGGGCCCCTCCGGCATCCCGGGATTGCAAGGACCTGCTGGGCCCATGGGGCCTCAGGGGTTACCAGGCCTGAAAGGGGAGCCCGGGCTCCCTGGCATTCCCGGCGAGGGGAAGACCGGCGAGCCTGGCCTGGCCGGACCCATCGGCCCACCCGGAATGCCAGGAACGCCGGGGCTGAACGGGCCACCAGGGCCACCGGGGCCACCCGGGCCACCGGGAGCGCCAGGAGTGCTGGACGAGACGGGCATCGCGGGGCTGCACCTGCCGGACGGTGGCGtggagggggctgtgctgggcaacgGGAAGCCGGGCAAGCCACAGTACGGCCGAGGAGAGCTCGCTGCCCGCATCGCGCCGGCCTTCACTGCCATCCTCACCTCCCCCTTCCCCGCCTCCGGCATGCCCGTCAAGTTTGACCGGACCTTGTATAACGGGCACAACGGCTACAACCCGGTCACCGGGATCTTCACCTGCCCCGTATCCGGAATCTACTACTTTGCCTACCACGTGCACGTCAAAGGGACCAACGTTTGGGTGGCTCTGTATAAGAACAACGTGCCGGCCACCTACACCTACGATGAGTACAAAAAGGGCTACCTGGACCAGGCCTCGGGCAGTGCCGTGCTTGAACTCAAGGAGAACGACCAGGTCTGGGTACAGATGCCCTCGGACCAGGCCAATGGGCTGTACTCCACGGAATACATCCACTCCTCCTTCTCCGGGTTCCTGCTCTGCCCCACATAA